From Streptomyces griseorubiginosus, one genomic window encodes:
- a CDS encoding MarR family winged helix-turn-helix transcriptional regulator has protein sequence MRADTAVETIQHEMTVFARRARASASRLHPELSLVSYTLLGHLEERDGCRATDLAAHYALDKSTVSRQVAALERAGLIERRPDPADHRVQVLHLTDAGRSILGQVTVSRRAAVGERLAEWSQEDLERFAGYLVRYNSWSGPAEGR, from the coding sequence ATGCGAGCGGATACGGCCGTGGAGACGATCCAGCACGAGATGACGGTCTTCGCGCGACGGGCCCGGGCCTCGGCGAGCCGGCTGCATCCCGAGCTGTCGCTGGTGTCGTACACCCTGCTCGGACACCTGGAGGAGCGCGACGGCTGCCGGGCCACCGACCTGGCCGCCCACTACGCGCTGGACAAGTCCACGGTGAGCCGCCAGGTCGCCGCGCTGGAGCGGGCCGGGCTCATCGAGCGGCGCCCGGACCCGGCCGATCACCGGGTCCAGGTGCTGCATCTGACCGACGCGGGCCGGAGCATCCTCGGCCAGGTCACCGTGAGCCGCCGGGCCGCCGTCGGGGAGCGGCTGGCGGAGTGGTCGCAGGAGGACCTGGAGCGGTTCGCCGGGTATCTCGTGCGGTACAACTCCTGGTCCGGTCCGGCCGAAGGGCGCTAG
- a CDS encoding putative protein N(5)-glutamine methyltransferase — MPSPSPRFTSGDSVVAALRSAGCVFAEDEARLILAAARTPAELAAMVDRRVAGHPLELVVGWAEFRGLRISVAPGVFVPRRRTEFLVEQALAQAPDAKLVLDLCCGSGAVGAALAAALGPVELHSADIDPAAVECARRNTADAGGHVHTGDLFEALPTGLRGRVDILAANVPYVPTEEVALLPAEARDHEPLVALDGGTDGLDLLRRVASEAREWLSPDGCLLVETSARQAPAAADAFTRGGLTPRLAVSEELYAHVVIGTRA; from the coding sequence ATGCCTTCACCGTCTCCCCGCTTCACCTCCGGCGACTCGGTCGTCGCCGCTCTCCGCTCGGCCGGCTGTGTCTTCGCGGAGGACGAGGCCCGGCTGATCCTCGCCGCCGCCCGTACCCCGGCCGAACTCGCCGCCATGGTCGATCGCCGGGTCGCCGGCCACCCCCTCGAACTCGTCGTCGGCTGGGCGGAGTTCCGCGGTCTGCGCATCTCCGTGGCCCCCGGTGTCTTCGTGCCCCGCAGGCGCACCGAGTTCCTCGTCGAACAGGCCCTCGCCCAGGCGCCGGACGCCAAGCTGGTGCTGGACCTGTGCTGCGGCTCGGGTGCGGTCGGCGCGGCCCTCGCCGCCGCGCTGGGTCCGGTCGAACTGCACTCCGCCGACATCGACCCGGCAGCCGTGGAGTGCGCCCGCCGCAACACCGCCGACGCCGGCGGACACGTCCACACCGGCGACCTCTTCGAGGCCCTCCCCACCGGTCTGCGCGGCCGCGTCGACATCCTGGCGGCCAACGTCCCCTACGTCCCCACCGAGGAGGTCGCCCTCCTCCCCGCCGAGGCCCGTGACCACGAACCCCTGGTCGCCCTGGACGGCGGCACGGACGGCCTGGACCTGCTGCGCCGGGTCGCCTCCGAGGCCCGGGAGTGGCTGTCCCCGGACGGCTGCCTCCTCGTCGAGACCAGCGCCCGCCAGGCCCCCGCCGCCGCCGACGCCTTCACCCGCGGCGGCCTGACGCCCCGCCTGGCGGTCTCCGAGGAGCTCTACGCCCATGTCGTGATCGGCACCCGGGCGTAG
- a CDS encoding sulfite oxidase-like oxidoreductase, with amino-acid sequence MNVTRGFTGRPRVPNPGLPPGQYDAGDDWPVLSAEVTPDLSPADWTFRVDGLVERPRTWDWDEAHALPSSAYEGDIHCVTSWSKFGVRFAGVSLDAFLDVVRPHGSATHAVAYSHTGYTTNLPLADLTGGRAWIAWEYDGKPLPAEHGGPARLLVPHLYFWKSAKWVAGLTLLDHDEPGFWEQNGYHARGNPWEEQRYSGD; translated from the coding sequence ATGAACGTCACCCGAGGCTTCACCGGACGCCCCCGCGTCCCCAACCCCGGACTGCCACCGGGCCAGTACGACGCGGGCGACGACTGGCCCGTGCTCTCCGCCGAGGTCACCCCGGACCTGTCGCCGGCCGACTGGACGTTCCGGGTGGACGGGCTGGTCGAACGCCCGCGCACCTGGGACTGGGACGAGGCGCACGCGCTGCCGTCGTCGGCCTACGAGGGTGACATCCACTGTGTGACGAGCTGGTCGAAGTTCGGGGTGCGGTTCGCGGGTGTGTCGCTGGACGCGTTCCTCGATGTGGTGCGACCCCATGGGTCGGCCACTCATGCCGTCGCCTATTCGCACACCGGGTACACCACGAACCTGCCGCTCGCGGATCTGACCGGCGGCCGGGCGTGGATCGCGTGGGAGTACGACGGCAAGCCGCTGCCCGCCGAACACGGCGGCCCGGCACGGCTGCTGGTGCCGCACCTGTATTTCTGGAAGTCCGCCAAGTGGGTCGCGGGGCTCACGCTCCTCGACCACGACGAGCCGGGATTCTGGGAGCAGAACGGCTATCACGCGCGGGGCAACCCGTGGGAGGAGCAGCGGTACTCCGGTGACTGA
- a CDS encoding serine hydrolase domain-containing protein gives MSEHQPVVHGHCDERFTAVRTAFEENFRDRAELGAAVSVSVGGETVVDLWGGWADAARTRPWERDTLVNVWSTTKGPTALCAHILADRGLLDLDAPVAVPWPEFAAAGKEKVLVRHLLSHRAGLSGLREPHSLAELCDWELTTERLAATEPWWEPGTVSGYHAFTYGFLVGEVVRRVSGLRPSAFLEREVTGPLGIDFTIGLPEKDAGRAAELVHPPVVSSSEQAAIFAQLTPAALAALTNPVAGAAEANTPEWRAAEIPAANGHGTARAVAALYGIFAGRGSYGGHRVLSPEAAERVREGQGSCRDLVLGIGLGSDTELGLGLWLSGADGSYGPNPRAFGHDGFGGSCGLADPESGVSLGYVMNRMGPHIANDPRKTALVDALYSAL, from the coding sequence ATGTCCGAGCACCAGCCAGTTGTCCACGGCCACTGCGACGAGCGTTTCACCGCGGTGCGGACGGCGTTCGAGGAGAACTTCCGGGACCGTGCCGAGCTGGGTGCCGCGGTGAGCGTCTCGGTCGGCGGCGAGACGGTGGTGGACCTGTGGGGCGGCTGGGCCGACGCGGCCCGCACCCGCCCCTGGGAGCGGGACACGCTGGTCAACGTGTGGTCGACGACGAAGGGCCCGACCGCCCTGTGCGCCCACATCCTCGCCGACCGGGGCCTGCTCGACCTCGACGCCCCGGTGGCCGTCCCCTGGCCGGAGTTCGCGGCGGCGGGCAAGGAGAAGGTTCTGGTACGGCACCTGCTGTCGCACCGGGCCGGACTGTCCGGGCTGCGCGAACCGCACTCCCTCGCCGAGCTCTGCGACTGGGAGCTGACCACGGAGCGGCTCGCGGCGACCGAGCCCTGGTGGGAGCCGGGCACGGTGTCCGGGTACCACGCCTTCACGTACGGCTTCCTGGTCGGGGAGGTCGTCCGGCGGGTCTCGGGGCTGCGTCCGAGCGCCTTCCTGGAGCGGGAGGTGACGGGGCCGCTCGGCATCGACTTCACGATCGGGCTGCCGGAGAAGGACGCCGGGCGGGCCGCCGAGCTGGTGCATCCGCCGGTGGTGTCGAGCAGCGAACAGGCGGCGATCTTCGCCCAGTTGACGCCGGCCGCCCTCGCCGCGCTGACCAACCCGGTGGCGGGAGCGGCGGAGGCGAACACACCCGAGTGGCGGGCCGCCGAGATCCCCGCCGCCAACGGCCACGGCACCGCCCGGGCCGTCGCCGCGCTCTACGGGATCTTCGCGGGCCGGGGCTCCTACGGCGGTCACCGCGTGCTGTCCCCGGAGGCGGCAGAGCGGGTGCGCGAGGGCCAGGGCAGCTGCCGTGACCTGGTGCTGGGCATCGGCCTCGGGAGCGACACGGAACTCGGGCTCGGGCTGTGGCTCAGCGGGGCCGACGGCTCGTACGGGCCCAATCCGCGGGCTTTCGGCCACGACGGTTTCGGCGGCTCGTGCGGTCTCGCCGACCCGGAGTCCGGGGTGTCCCTGGGATACGTGATGAACCGGATGGGCCCCCACATCGCCAACGACCCGCGGAAGACGGCCCTGGTCGACGCGTTGTACAGCGCGCTGTGA
- a CDS encoding NADP-dependent oxidoreductase → MPKAYVFTRYGGPETEAFVDVDRPSPGPGQLLVAVRAAGVNPVDWKIRSGYRRPGDSGDRVFPAVLGSEVSGVVAETGEGVEGFAVGDEVFGNTLTGGYAEYTLVPVAVAAHKPAGLSHAAAATLPVAAATAYDGVRQLDLAEGATLLVTGAGGGVGAAAVQIGRALGLKVVGVASEAKKDFVESLGAVHVASGPGWAERARATAPDAVYDLVGGDVLAEAAELLADRTKLITAGAPEEEVRRLGGARVVRARDAAVLDEVARLVVDGDLDPHITGTFPLDRAGEALRTVEEGHARGKTVIEVAR, encoded by the coding sequence ATGCCCAAGGCGTACGTCTTCACGCGGTACGGCGGACCGGAGACCGAGGCGTTCGTGGACGTGGACCGGCCGAGCCCCGGGCCCGGTCAGCTTCTGGTCGCCGTGCGGGCGGCGGGCGTGAACCCCGTCGACTGGAAGATCCGCTCCGGTTACCGGCGGCCCGGCGACAGCGGCGACCGCGTCTTCCCCGCCGTGCTCGGCAGCGAGGTCTCCGGTGTCGTGGCGGAGACCGGCGAGGGCGTCGAGGGGTTCGCGGTCGGGGACGAGGTCTTCGGCAACACGCTCACCGGGGGCTACGCCGAGTACACCCTCGTACCGGTGGCCGTCGCGGCGCACAAGCCGGCCGGGCTCTCCCACGCGGCCGCGGCCACCCTGCCCGTTGCCGCCGCGACCGCGTACGACGGCGTCCGTCAGCTGGATCTGGCCGAGGGGGCGACACTGCTGGTCACGGGCGCGGGCGGGGGAGTGGGCGCGGCGGCCGTGCAGATCGGGCGCGCTCTCGGGCTGAAGGTCGTCGGGGTCGCGAGCGAGGCCAAGAAGGACTTCGTCGAGTCGCTCGGCGCCGTCCACGTCGCCTCCGGACCCGGCTGGGCCGAGCGGGCACGGGCGACCGCGCCGGACGCCGTCTACGACCTCGTGGGCGGTGACGTGCTGGCCGAGGCGGCCGAGTTGCTCGCCGACCGGACCAAGCTGATCACCGCCGGGGCACCGGAGGAGGAGGTGCGCCGACTGGGCGGCGCGCGGGTGGTCCGGGCCCGCGACGCGGCCGTACTGGATGAGGTCGCGCGACTCGTGGTCGACGGCGACCTGGACCCGCACATCACCGGAACCTTCCCCCTCGACAGGGCGGGCGAGGCCCTGCGCACGGTCGAGGAAGGCCACGCCCGCGGCAAGACGGTGATCGAGGTGGCCCGATGA
- a CDS encoding ferredoxin reductase: MTDTFVPATRFAVPGRIAVSNRAAALWQTATLTEIRRETPEASTFRFAVPGWQGHLPGQHLMLRLRAQDGYTAQRHYSIASPPEDTGHIELTLDHVEGGEVSGWFHTEAVPGDVVEVRGPLSGFFAWPGDRPALLIGAGSGVVPLMSMVRHHRARGLSVPLRLLVSARGPRELIYASEFGPETTPVFTRNAPEGVPVGRLTAAHVAPLLAEQPDDGWEAYVCGSNAFAEHASRLLVAAGQPVDRIRIERFG, encoded by the coding sequence GTGACTGACACCTTCGTTCCCGCCACGCGGTTCGCCGTGCCCGGACGGATCGCCGTCAGCAACCGGGCCGCCGCGCTGTGGCAGACCGCCACGCTCACCGAGATCCGCCGCGAGACACCGGAAGCGTCCACGTTCCGCTTCGCGGTGCCCGGCTGGCAGGGGCATCTGCCCGGTCAGCATCTGATGCTGCGGCTGCGGGCCCAGGACGGCTACACGGCGCAGCGGCACTACTCGATCGCGTCGCCGCCCGAGGACACCGGTCACATCGAGCTGACCCTGGACCACGTGGAGGGCGGTGAGGTGTCGGGCTGGTTCCACACGGAGGCCGTGCCCGGTGACGTGGTCGAGGTGCGCGGGCCGCTGAGCGGATTCTTCGCCTGGCCCGGGGACCGCCCGGCGCTGCTGATCGGGGCCGGGTCCGGGGTCGTACCGCTGATGTCGATGGTGCGGCACCACCGGGCGCGCGGGCTGTCCGTGCCGCTGCGGCTGCTGGTGTCGGCGCGCGGGCCACGGGAGCTGATCTACGCGAGCGAGTTCGGCCCCGAGACCACGCCGGTGTTCACGCGGAACGCGCCGGAGGGGGTGCCGGTGGGACGGCTGACGGCCGCACATGTGGCGCCACTCCTGGCCGAACAGCCTGATGATGGGTGGGAGGCCTATGTGTGTGGATCCAACGCGTTCGCCGAGCATGCCTCGCGGCTTCTGGTGGCCGCGGGGCAGCCGGTGGACCGTATCCGGATCGAGCGTTTCGGCTGA
- a CDS encoding acetylxylan esterase, whose amino-acid sequence MALFDLPLDELREYRSESTAPEDFDAFWSKTLQEAREHDLDARFELVDTGLSTVKVYDVTFAGFGGQPVKGWFTIPAEVSAPVPVVVEFIGYGGGRGLPHEHLLWASSGRAHFVMDTRGQGSAWGGGGGTADPVAGAPAYPGFMTRGIDAPENYYYRRVFTDAVRAVEAARSHPLTDPARTVVLGGSQGGGISIAVGGLVPDLAAVAPDVPFLCDFPRAATLTDRHPYREIGLYLKTHRGRSEDVLGTLAYFDGVHFASRARTPALFSAALEDQTCPPSTVFAAFNAWGHEDKQIEVYDFNDHEGGGPYQEAAKLRWLRAYA is encoded by the coding sequence ATGGCCCTGTTCGACCTCCCCCTCGACGAACTGCGCGAGTACCGCAGCGAGTCCACCGCCCCCGAGGACTTCGACGCGTTCTGGTCCAAGACCCTTCAGGAGGCCCGCGAGCACGACCTGGACGCCCGCTTCGAACTCGTCGACACCGGCCTGTCCACGGTGAAGGTGTACGACGTGACGTTCGCCGGGTTCGGCGGCCAGCCGGTCAAGGGCTGGTTCACGATCCCGGCCGAGGTCTCCGCGCCGGTTCCGGTGGTCGTGGAGTTCATCGGGTACGGCGGCGGGCGCGGTCTGCCGCACGAGCATCTGCTGTGGGCGTCGTCGGGCCGGGCGCACTTCGTGATGGACACCCGGGGTCAGGGCAGCGCCTGGGGCGGCGGCGGTGGCACCGCGGACCCGGTGGCCGGCGCGCCCGCGTACCCCGGTTTCATGACCCGGGGCATCGACGCCCCCGAGAACTACTACTACCGGAGGGTGTTCACGGACGCGGTGCGCGCGGTGGAGGCGGCCCGCTCGCACCCGCTGACCGATCCGGCGCGCACGGTCGTGCTGGGCGGCAGCCAGGGCGGCGGCATCTCGATCGCGGTCGGCGGTCTGGTGCCGGACCTGGCGGCGGTCGCGCCGGACGTGCCGTTCCTGTGCGACTTCCCGCGTGCGGCGACCCTGACGGACCGGCACCCGTACCGGGAGATCGGCCTCTACCTCAAGACGCACCGCGGCCGCTCCGAGGACGTCCTCGGCACCCTCGCCTACTTCGACGGTGTGCACTTCGCGAGCCGCGCCCGTACCCCCGCGCTCTTCTCGGCGGCCCTGGAGGACCAGACCTGCCCACCCTCCACCGTCTTCGCGGCCTTCAACGCCTGGGGCCACGAGGACAAGCAGATCGAGGTCTACGACTTCAACGACCACGAGGGCGGCGGCCCCTACCAGGAGGCGGCGAAGCTGCGCTGGCTGCGCGCCTACGCGTGA
- a CDS encoding DUF3592 domain-containing protein has translation MRTRVRGWRWRRNPLRRRSDVVEAWTVLAVALLLLLVAPLAGAVVGWWAHDDARATAAEQRAERHRVRAEVTGRVPDSPPAVQGGRERSYRVTVRWTEAGGVTKTATARVPAGTDQGDKVDVWFDSRGRGVAPPPDETAVWQHTLTMGACGAGGAIAVILLGHSLVRAAANRHRLAEWERDWALTEPQWTRRRA, from the coding sequence ATGCGAACCCGGGTGCGCGGCTGGCGCTGGCGGCGCAATCCGCTCAGGCGCCGGTCGGACGTCGTCGAGGCGTGGACGGTACTGGCCGTCGCTCTGCTGTTGTTGCTGGTGGCCCCGCTCGCGGGCGCGGTCGTGGGCTGGTGGGCGCATGACGACGCGCGTGCGACGGCGGCCGAGCAGCGCGCGGAGCGGCATCGGGTGCGCGCGGAGGTGACCGGCAGGGTGCCGGACTCGCCGCCCGCCGTCCAGGGCGGGCGCGAGCGCTCGTACCGGGTGACCGTGCGCTGGACGGAGGCCGGCGGGGTCACGAAGACGGCCACCGCGCGGGTCCCGGCCGGTACCGACCAGGGCGACAAGGTCGACGTGTGGTTCGACTCCCGGGGGCGCGGCGTGGCCCCGCCGCCCGACGAGACCGCCGTCTGGCAGCACACCCTGACGATGGGCGCCTGCGGGGCGGGCGGTGCGATCGCGGTGATTTTGCTGGGCCACTCCCTCGTACGAGCCGCCGCCAACCGCCACCGGCTCGCCGAGTGGGAACGCGACTGGGCCCTCACCGAACCCCAGTGGACCCGCCGCCGAGCTTGA
- a CDS encoding GNAT family N-acetyltransferase, with protein MSGDTPSVAGNGGVPRARPGLDAPRASNNSAYSQAHDGSDAPRASGGGGAPQASAGTDAPHVVDGAGGAPHAPAGPDAPHVLDNPALASLSGPHAHFAEKRGRVLRYPVDVSPWLALPDEPDAGDWADLAALAGPGAEVPLTAYAGQVPEGWEVTFHVEGVQLVDDGIAAAPEPEAVRLGPADVPEILDLIARTQPGPFLPRTIEMGTYLGIRREGALVAMAGERLRPPGWTEISAVCTDPAVRGQGLATRLILAVAHGIRERGETPFLHTGARNINAIRLYESLGFRLRRRTAFLAARVPERLPEAVS; from the coding sequence ATGAGCGGCGACACGCCGAGTGTGGCCGGCAACGGCGGAGTCCCGCGGGCCCGTCCAGGTCTCGACGCGCCCCGCGCCTCGAACAACAGCGCCTACTCGCAGGCTCACGACGGCAGCGATGCGCCGCGGGCTTCGGGAGGCGGCGGCGCTCCGCAGGCCTCCGCAGGCACTGACGCGCCGCACGTCGTCGACGGAGCAGGCGGCGCGCCGCACGCCCCCGCGGGCCCCGACGCGCCGCACGTTCTCGACAACCCGGCCCTCGCCTCGCTCTCCGGCCCGCACGCGCACTTCGCCGAGAAGCGGGGCCGGGTGCTGCGGTACCCGGTGGACGTGTCGCCGTGGCTGGCCCTGCCCGACGAGCCCGACGCCGGCGACTGGGCCGATCTCGCGGCGCTGGCCGGTCCCGGCGCGGAGGTCCCGTTGACGGCGTACGCGGGCCAGGTGCCGGAGGGCTGGGAGGTCACCTTCCACGTCGAGGGCGTCCAGCTCGTGGACGACGGCATCGCCGCCGCACCCGAACCGGAGGCGGTCCGCCTGGGCCCCGCCGACGTGCCGGAGATCCTCGACCTGATCGCCCGCACCCAGCCGGGCCCCTTCCTGCCCCGCACCATCGAGATGGGCACCTACCTGGGCATACGCAGGGAGGGCGCCCTGGTCGCGATGGCGGGGGAGCGGCTGCGCCCGCCGGGCTGGACCGAGATCAGCGCGGTCTGCACCGACCCCGCGGTCCGCGGCCAGGGTCTCGCGACCCGGCTGATCCTCGCCGTCGCGCACGGCATACGGGAGCGCGGCGAGACACCCTTCCTGCACACCGGCGCCCGGAACATCAACGCGATCCGGCTCTACGAGTCCCTCGGCTTCCGGCTCCGCCGCAGGACCGCCTTCCTGGCGGCACGCGTACCCGAACGGTTGCCGGAGGCGGTGTCCTAG